The Streptomyces sp. DG1A-41 genomic sequence GCGCCTTCACCGTGGCCGCCTGGGCCTTCTCGCGTGGCGTCGAGAGGATTGTCCTGGCCTCGACGGAGAGTGAGGCGCTCGCCTTGAAGGAGAGCCGCCCGGACTGGCTGGCCCTGAAGGACGGAGCTCCAGCAGCGGGCTTCGACGCGGTGAACTCACCCGGCTTGCTCAGGTCATGTGATTTCGCTGGCCGCACCCTGGTGCAGAAGACGACGGCAGGAACCGTGGGCGCGCTGGCCGTCGCGGACGCGCCGCTGGTCTTGTGCGCGAGCTTCGTGGTGGCCGGACCGACCGCGCGGTTCCTGAAGACCAAGGATTCCGGTCCGGTGACGTTCATCGTCACCGGCGAGGGAGGCCAGGCCGACGAGGACCTGGCCTGTGCTGAATACATTGGTCGATGCATGGCCGGAGGCGATGTCGAGGCGGCCCCGTATCTCCACCGCGCGAGGACTTCTCGTGCCGCGTCAGACCTCGCCGGTGGGCTGCGGAGCGGATACCACCCGGACGATGTCGATCTCTGCCTGGAAATCGACAGGTTCTCCTTTGCGATGGTGGCCCGCCGGGAAGAGTCTCTGACGGTGCTTCGTCCCGTGGCGGTGCCTGACATCACGTCCAGTACGCGCTGACCTCGTCGCCCTCACCGCGGGCCGGCCGCCATCCACCTGGTGCGGGCAGTGACGGCCTGCCGACGCCCGGGACTAGGACCTGCGGCCTGTCGTGGAGGCGAAGCCCAGCCAGGTGTGACGGTTGTTCCACCAGCACCAGCCGACCTTCGGGGCGTTGAGGCGCTCGCGGCCGTCGCGCCCGGTGCCGTTGCTGATCCAGATCGCCGGGGTGCGGGCGTCCAGGCTGCCGTTGGTCTTGCGCAGCCGGGACCCGATGGTCATGAAGCAGCGGTTGCGCTCCAGGACCGCGGGCTCCTGGAGCACCCAGTGGATGCCCTCGGTGAGCAGCAGCGGGGTGCGGTCGTCCTTGGTGAGGGCGGGCAGTGCCTCCTCCGGGCTCCAGTTGCCCATGTGGTCACCGCGGTCGACGCCGGTGACGACGTAGAGCGGGGCGTCGGGCAGCTCGACGGCGCAGGGCGTGAATTCGTCGACGTCGGGCATGTCGACGACTACGAAGCCCGGTTTGCCGTCACGGCGCAGCAGCGGCGCGAGGGCGGAGGCGGGCGCAATCTCATGGTGCACGGCCAGCAGGGCGCCCTCGCCGTCGGCCTCGGCGGCGAACGTACGGATCTCGTCGGCGGACAGCCCGGCGATCCCGTGCACCCCCAGCTCGATAAGCCGCTCGGCCTGCGCGCTCAAGGCCGGGAGTGCGGGGAGGACGGTGGACGTGTCGTGCGCGGTGTAGGGCACGATGCTCCCATGGTCGGTGACGTGGGCGAACTCATGTGCAACGAGTCGGTCTGCGGGGACGTTCCCGGCCTGGCACCTCCGTGCCCTTCGCCGCACGTGTCCGGAGGTCGTTCAACCCGCCGCACCGCGGTGAGCGGCGTGACACCATCGTCGGCATGGAAGGGTTCCTGACCTCTGATCAGATCGACGCCCGTACGTCCCGTGCTCTCGCCGCGGCCGTCGCCGCGGGTCGCGATCTGGGGCTCACGGTGACCGACGCGAGGGTGCTCTACGACGTGTTCTCCGTCGTGGTCCACCTCTCTCCGTCGCCCGTGGTGGTGCGGGTGCCGACCGTCCTGCCGTCGTACTCCGGCCCCGAGTTCCAGGCGGCGCGGCAGCACCTGGAACTCGATGTGGTGGGGTGGCTCGCGGAACAGGGGCACCCGGTGATTCCGCCGAGTCCGCTCGTGCCACGGGAGCCCGTGCAGCGGGACGGTTTCTCGATGACGTTCTGGCAGTTCGTCGAGCTGGATCAGAGCGTCGAGCCCGACTACGTGTACAACGCCGGCCTGGTCGCCGACCTGCACGTCGCGCTGCGCGCGTACCCGGGTGAGCTGCCGTTCCTGTCGGCTGCCGAACCGCGGTTCGTCTCCGAGGGACTTGCCGCGCTGGAAGGGCGTCCCGACCTGCTGGACCCGGCCGACCTCGACCGCGCGCGGCGCGAGTGGGAGATCCTGGAACCCGTCATCAACTCACGCGCGGGATTCGAGGCGGCGTTCCCCGGCGTCGAGTTCCAGCCGATCCACGGTGACTCCCCCGCGGCCAACATCGTCTCCGGCAAGGGCGGCGAGCTGTACTCCGACTTCGAGCTGACCACGTTCGGACCGGTCGAGTGGGACCTGGCGGCTCTCGGCCCCGCATGCGAGGCCGCCTACAACGCGGCCGCCGAGCGCCGGGGTCTGCGGCGGCTGGACGAGGGTGTGCTGCGCGTCGTCAACGCCGTGGGCATGTCCCGCGCGGTGGCGTGCCTCGCACTCGCACCCCAACTGCCCATGCTCGTGGATGCGTTGAAGCCGGCCGTCGAACAGTGGCGGTCGATGCCGTTCGCCGGCGGTCTGGGCGGCTGAGCAAGGGGCGGCGGCGCTGCTCACTCGGGCAGGGGCCGGTCGTCGACGACGTGCTTCATGACGAGGGTGGAGTTCAGGCGCTGGACGCCGGGCAGTCGGGCGAGCTGCTCGTCGTAGAGCTGCTGGAAGGCGGCCAGGTCGGTGGTGGCAACGCGCAGGAGGTAGTCGGGGTCGCCGAACAGGCGCTGGGCCTGGAGTAC encodes the following:
- a CDS encoding 2-phosphosulfolactate phosphatase; this translates as MDHHFVGIPELTGVPRVAVVIDVMRAFTVAAWAFSRGVERIVLASTESEALALKESRPDWLALKDGAPAAGFDAVNSPGLLRSCDFAGRTLVQKTTAGTVGALAVADAPLVLCASFVVAGPTARFLKTKDSGPVTFIVTGEGGQADEDLACAEYIGRCMAGGDVEAAPYLHRARTSRAASDLAGGLRSGYHPDDVDLCLEIDRFSFAMVARREESLTVLRPVAVPDITSSTR
- a CDS encoding DUF5701 family protein → MPYTAHDTSTVLPALPALSAQAERLIELGVHGIAGLSADEIRTFAAEADGEGALLAVHHEIAPASALAPLLRRDGKPGFVVVDMPDVDEFTPCAVELPDAPLYVVTGVDRGDHMGNWSPEEALPALTKDDRTPLLLTEGIHWVLQEPAVLERNRCFMTIGSRLRKTNGSLDARTPAIWISNGTGRDGRERLNAPKVGWCWWNNRHTWLGFASTTGRRS
- a CDS encoding phosphotransferase, whose amino-acid sequence is MEGFLTSDQIDARTSRALAAAVAAGRDLGLTVTDARVLYDVFSVVVHLSPSPVVVRVPTVLPSYSGPEFQAARQHLELDVVGWLAEQGHPVIPPSPLVPREPVQRDGFSMTFWQFVELDQSVEPDYVYNAGLVADLHVALRAYPGELPFLSAAEPRFVSEGLAALEGRPDLLDPADLDRARREWEILEPVINSRAGFEAAFPGVEFQPIHGDSPAANIVSGKGGELYSDFELTTFGPVEWDLAALGPACEAAYNAAAERRGLRRLDEGVLRVVNAVGMSRAVACLALAPQLPMLVDALKPAVEQWRSMPFAGGLGG